The Methylotenera sp. G11 genome includes a window with the following:
- a CDS encoding nuclear transport factor 2 family protein — MNASTDARPPLPPFTRETAELKVRLAEDGWNSRDPQRVSLVYTPDSQWRNRAEFPAGRAQIVEFLTRKWAKELDYRLIKELWAFDLNRIAVRFAYEWHDDSGQWYRSYGNENWQFDANGLMELRYASINDLPIKESERKFFWPLGRRPDDHASLSELGL; from the coding sequence ATGAATGCTAGTACAGATGCACGGCCACCATTGCCGCCATTTACCCGTGAAACCGCAGAGCTTAAAGTGCGGCTGGCTGAAGATGGCTGGAACAGCCGTGACCCGCAGCGGGTCTCGCTGGTTTATACGCCTGATAGCCAGTGGCGCAATCGCGCGGAATTTCCGGCCGGCAGGGCGCAGATCGTTGAGTTTTTAACCCGCAAGTGGGCAAAAGAGCTGGATTACCGGCTGATTAAAGAGTTATGGGCATTTGACCTGAATCGTATTGCGGTCAGGTTCGCTTATGAATGGCATGATGATTCCGGCCAATGGTACCGCTCGTATGGCAATGAAAACTGGCAGTTCGATGCGAATGGCCTGATGGAGCTGCGTTATGCCAGTATCAACGACTTGCCGATCAAGGAATCGGAACGCAAATTCTTCTGGCCACTGGGGCGTCGGCCGGATGATCACGCCAGCCTGAGCGAGCTTGGCTTGTAG
- a CDS encoding ABC transporter ATP-binding protein yields MFRWFENLVNPFPSQSIQATSKSFWRFAWGCTEGMRPYILVMTLLTALIGAFEALLFAMMGKVVDWLSKVQPDQLWAQEKSHLLLLAGVLIFSTVFIGLQSLLKHQTLAGNFPMRLRWNFHRLMLNQSMSFYQDEFAGRVSAKVMQTALAVRDVWFIVADILVFVMIYFATMVAVVGSFNVLIIWPFLGWLVLYASALIYFIPKLSKVSQQQADARSLMTGRITDAYTNISTVKLFSHAGREAGYAQTAMHEFLGTVHKQMRMVSSIETINHLLNMLLILSCGSVALWLWSQGQVGVGGVAAVTAMALRLNGISHWVMWEMTSLYEQVGTVQDGINTLSLPHRVVDMPDAQPLQVSSGHVHFSQIDFAYNNRSLLLNKFELNIRPGEKVGLVGRSGAGKSTIVNLLLRFYEIESGRILIDGQDIKSVTQNSLRAHIGMVTQDTSLLHRSVRDNILYGRPDATEAEMIAAARRAEAHDFILNLRDAKGRTGYDAHVGERGVKLSGGQRQRIAIARVMLKDAPILVLDEATSALDSEVEAVIQSSLYELMQGKTVIAIAHRLSTIAAMDRLVILDEGVIIEEGDHNALLSKGGLYSQFWKRQSGGFLVEN; encoded by the coding sequence CTGGTGATGACCCTGCTGACTGCCTTGATCGGGGCATTTGAGGCTTTGTTATTCGCCATGATGGGTAAAGTGGTGGACTGGCTCAGCAAAGTGCAGCCGGATCAGTTATGGGCGCAGGAAAAAAGCCATTTGCTACTACTGGCCGGCGTGCTGATATTCAGCACCGTATTCATCGGTTTGCAGTCATTGCTGAAACACCAGACGCTCGCGGGTAATTTCCCGATGCGCCTGCGCTGGAACTTCCATCGCCTGATGCTTAACCAGAGCATGAGTTTCTATCAGGATGAGTTTGCCGGCCGCGTTTCAGCCAAAGTCATGCAGACCGCGCTGGCGGTGCGTGATGTATGGTTTATCGTTGCGGATATCCTGGTATTCGTCATGATCTATTTTGCCACCATGGTGGCCGTTGTCGGCAGTTTCAATGTGCTGATCATCTGGCCGTTTCTGGGTTGGCTGGTACTCTATGCCAGTGCGCTGATTTACTTTATACCCAAATTAAGCAAGGTTTCCCAGCAGCAGGCGGATGCGCGTTCGCTCATGACCGGCCGCATTACCGATGCCTATACCAACATCAGTACCGTAAAACTGTTTTCCCATGCGGGACGCGAGGCCGGCTACGCACAGACTGCCATGCATGAGTTTCTGGGTACGGTGCACAAGCAGATGCGCATGGTGAGCAGCATCGAAACCATCAACCACCTATTGAACATGCTGCTGATTCTAAGCTGCGGCAGCGTGGCGCTCTGGCTCTGGAGCCAAGGGCAGGTAGGTGTCGGCGGCGTTGCAGCGGTCACTGCGATGGCATTAAGGCTCAACGGCATCTCACACTGGGTGATGTGGGAGATGACTTCGCTGTATGAGCAGGTAGGTACGGTGCAGGATGGCATCAATACGCTTTCATTGCCACACCGGGTAGTGGATATGCCTGATGCCCAGCCTTTGCAGGTCAGCAGCGGGCATGTGCATTTCAGCCAGATTGACTTTGCTTACAATAACCGCAGCCTGCTGCTGAATAAGTTTGAGCTTAATATCAGGCCGGGTGAAAAAGTCGGGCTGGTGGGGCGTTCCGGTGCCGGTAAATCCACGATTGTGAACCTGCTGCTGCGCTTTTATGAAATCGAGTCCGGGCGTATCCTGATCGACGGACAGGATATCAAATCCGTGACGCAGAATAGCCTGCGGGCGCATATCGGCATGGTGACGCAGGATACTTCCCTGCTGCACCGCAGCGTGCGAGACAATATTCTTTACGGCCGGCCGGATGCTACTGAAGCCGAGATGATTGCCGCCGCCAGGCGTGCCGAAGCACATGACTTCATTTTAAACCTGCGCGATGCAAAAGGGCGTACCGGCTATGATGCCCATGTGGGCGAACGCGGCGTGAAACTCTCCGGCGGCCAGCGCCAGCGTATTGCGATTGCACGCGTCATGCTTAAGGATGCGCCGATACTGGTGCTGGATGAAGCCACCAGCGCGCTGGATTCCGAGGTGGAAGCCGTCATCCAGAGCAGCCTGTACGAGCTGATGCAGGGCAAGACCGTGATTGCCATCGCGCACCGGTTGTCTACAATCGCCGCTATGGACAGGCTGGTGATACTCGACGAAGGCGTTATTATTGAAGAGGGCGACCATAACGCACTGCTGTCTAAAGGCGGTTTATATTCACAGTTCTGGAAACGCCAGAGCGGCGGCTTCCTGGTAGAAAACTAA